From Chengkuizengella sediminis, one genomic window encodes:
- the fabD gene encoding ACP S-malonyltransferase: protein MGKLAFLFPGQGSQYIGMGKEFYHQFPLAKQRFEEANEALGINLRKMCFEGNIKELTQTMNAQPAILTVSIIAFEIFMQEVGLEPMLLAGHSLGEYSALTCAGSISFSDAVKMVRQRGILMQNSVSSGTGSMAAVMKLSYNQLKKLCENVSTDHYPVVIACNNSNEQHVISGHKFSIDKVMTILQETSSTTSPLNVSGPFHSPMMKKAAEELVLELKNYHFNKEKWPIISNVTALPYEHNEDVIELLKMQMIKTVRWNDTMMYFHQQGVSHTIELGPKNTLSSLCKKSIKNIQTYSIDHKDDLFNVEKFIEHYHTTNLKTNLNLLENCLSSAMMHKNRNLDHDEFTKGVVIPYEQLKQLLKDTDVDLNESQMKAAVDTIKSILQTKKVKDHEQQRILSMIH from the coding sequence ATGGGTAAATTAGCTTTTTTGTTTCCTGGTCAAGGCTCCCAATATATTGGTATGGGAAAGGAATTTTATCATCAGTTCCCTCTTGCAAAACAGCGTTTTGAAGAAGCCAATGAAGCACTTGGAATAAATTTAAGAAAAATGTGTTTTGAAGGTAATATCAAAGAATTGACACAAACGATGAATGCGCAACCAGCCATTTTAACTGTAAGTATTATTGCCTTTGAAATCTTTATGCAGGAAGTAGGATTAGAGCCTATGCTGTTAGCAGGGCATAGCTTAGGGGAATATAGTGCTCTAACTTGCGCTGGTTCAATTTCATTTTCAGATGCAGTAAAGATGGTTAGACAGAGGGGGATTTTGATGCAGAATTCAGTTTCCTCTGGAACAGGGTCAATGGCAGCGGTTATGAAATTGAGTTATAACCAACTAAAAAAATTATGTGAAAATGTATCAACAGATCATTACCCAGTTGTTATTGCATGTAATAACTCAAATGAACAACATGTAATATCAGGTCATAAATTTTCAATAGATAAAGTGATGACTATACTTCAAGAAACATCTTCCACAACATCTCCTTTAAATGTAAGCGGTCCATTTCATAGTCCTATGATGAAAAAAGCAGCTGAAGAATTAGTATTAGAATTAAAAAACTATCATTTTAACAAAGAAAAATGGCCTATTATATCAAATGTAACAGCATTGCCGTATGAACATAATGAAGACGTTATAGAATTGTTGAAAATGCAAATGATTAAAACCGTAAGGTGGAATGATACAATGATGTATTTCCATCAACAGGGAGTAAGTCATACGATTGAATTGGGTCCGAAAAATACGCTAAGCAGTCTATGTAAAAAAAGTATAAAGAACATCCAAACTTATTCAATAGATCATAAAGATGATCTGTTTAACGTAGAAAAATTTATAGAACATTATCATACTACAAATCTAAAAACGAATTTAAATCTCTTAGAAAATTGCCTCAGCTCTGCAATGATGCATAAAAACAGAAATTTGGATCATGATGAATTCACCAAAGGGGTAGTTATACCCTATGAACAATTAAAACAGTTACTAAAAGATACAGATGTAGACTTAAATGAATCACAAATGAAAGCAGCAGTGGATACAATTAAGTCTATTCTTCAAACTAAGAAAGTAAAGGATCATGAACAGCAGAGAATTCTAAGCATGATACACTAA